The following are from one region of the Ptychodera flava strain L36383 chromosome 15, AS_Pfla_20210202, whole genome shotgun sequence genome:
- the LOC139150964 gene encoding polycomb protein suz12-A-like isoform X1 gives MAPLKHENGRDSPRKPKFEQLQADHELFLQAFEKPTQIYRFLRTRNLISPVFLHRTLTYMKPRMSRTHKRRKDFKVDDLLEQITSKKRAESEGEGVKTGYMNLKFTGFFHKKVNNDSEENCVHVDALLLKVCHKRRKDVSSPIMKTCLGQSTVPINPDTSNSDAVKDVNTLSVASDKFSHTNGHAVKSYLLVLRVSCPKARDPSVETITNGEEILSFAGEPDKKRLKLKHSNDRSSVDSIVYGAELVVYDKHRRCLLTDGDYELALQEMGSKANNRRTASWETIMDGKPVGPFEVFNIGPTLKFHLSWSSTALDRASSHVSRQLHSSPAKPLSTANVTMHNGQQDDEKSDRAKDLAAVEKCRRELTQEPKKKQRIFYQFLYNNNTRQQTEARDDLHCPWCSLHCMKLYSLLKHLKLSHSRFTFTYVPHQKGARIDVSINERYDGSYAGNPQDLFTGYAFSRNGPCRRTPVTQVLVFRPNRPKPSLSEFLEPDEKEIEGTRPCVLGHNRLYYHTHTCLPIRPEEIDVDSEEENDPEWLRMKTQFMIDEFTDVNEGEKELMKLWNLHVMKHNYIADNQMPTACRHFVEEKGETIVRQKLRRNLLLHLVNLYDFSLINPCHINNTMGLLNRIREELQNKNLPPDCSEGGNGGGIDDGVCGDMTRKDPPSGNCVERGQPDVSNPSPTLCSGK, from the exons ATGGCCCCGCTGAAACACGAAAATGGGCGTGACAGCCCTAGGAAACCCAAATTTGAACAACTGCAAGCCGATCATGAGCTCTTTTTACAGGCTTTTGAAA AACCGACCCAAATTTACCGATTCCTCCGGACCCGGAACCTGATTTCG CCCGTGTTTCTTCATCGGACGCTAACCTACATGAAACCACGAATGTCGAGGACTCATAAACGAAG GAAAGACTTTAAAGTTGACGATCTGCTGGAACAAATTACATCCAAGAAGAGAGCAGAGAGTGAGGGTGAAGG TGTGAAGACTGGATACATGAACTTGAAGTTCACAGGTTTCTTTCACAAGAAAG TTAATAATGACAGTGAGGAAAATTGTGTCCACGTTGACGCCTTGTTACTGAAAGTCTGCCATAAGAGGCGGAAG GATGTATCCTCACCGATTATGAAGACGTGTCTGGGTCAGAGCACAGTACCAATCAACCCAGACACCAGTAACAGTGATGCCGTCAAAGACGTCAATACCTTGTCAGTTGCCAGTGATAAGTTTAGCCACACAAATGGCCACGCAGTCAAATCTTATTTATTAGTGTTGAGGGTGAGTTGTCCCAAGGCCAGAGATCCCAGCGTGGAAACAATCACCAATGGTGAAGAGATATTGTCCTTTG CAGGTGAACCTGACAAGAAGAGACTTAAATTGAAACATTCCAATGACAGATCTTCTGTAGATTCTATTGTATACGGCGCAGAGCTTGTAGTCTACGACAAGCACAGACGATGTCTTTTAACAGACGGAGACTATGAACTGGCGCTGCAGGAAATGGGGTCAAAGGCTAACAATAGGAGAACAGCATCCTGGGAAACTATCATGGATGGTAAA CCTGTAGGTCCCTTTGAAGTGTTCAACATTGGACCAACGTTAAAATTTCACCTGTCATGGAGTAGCACAGCCCTGGACAGAGCTTCATCCCATGTCAGCAGGCAGCTGCATTCCTCCCCTGCAAAACCCCTCTCTACTGCAAATGTTACTATGCACAATGGTCAGCAAGACG ATGAGAAATCAGACAGGGCCAAAGACCTGGCGGCCGTTGAAAAATGCCGCCGAGAGCTGACCCAGGAGCCCAAGAAGAAGCAGCggatattttatcaatttttgtacaATAATAACACACGACAGCAGACTGAAGCGAGGGACGATTTGCACTGTCCATGGTGCTCCCTGCATTGTATGAAATTGTATAGTTTACTAAAGCATCTTAAATTGTCTCACAGTAGATTTACCTTCACCTATGTG CCTCATCAAAAGGGAGCTAGGATAGATGTGTCCATAAATGAACGATACGATGGTTCATACGCAGGAAATCCACAGGATTTGTTCACAGGCTATGCATTCAGCAGGAACGGCCCTTGCAGGAGAACGCCTGTTACTCAGGTTTTAGTATTCAG GCCGAACAGACCCAAACCAAGTCTTTCAGAGTTTTTAGAACCAGACGAAAAGGAGATAGAGGGCACTAGACCGTGTGTGTTAGGTCATAACAG GTTGTACTACCATACTCACACATGTCTGCCAATCAGACCCGAAGAGATCGACGTGGATAGTGAAGAGGAAAATGACCCGGAGTGGCTGAGGATGAAAACCCAGTTCATGATCGATGAATTCACAGACGTCAACGAGGGAGAGAAAGAATTGATGAAACTGTGGAATCTACACGTCATGAAACACAA TTACATTGCAGATAATCAGATGCCGACTGCCTGCCGACACTTTGTTGAGGAAAAGGGAGAGACCATTGTGAGGCAGAAGTTGCGGCGTAATCTTCTTCTTCACCTGGTCAACTTGTATGACTTCAGCTTGATAAACCCTTGCCATATCAATAACACAATGGGACTACTCAATAGAATCAGAGAGGAACTTCAAAACAAGAATTTACCCCCAGACTGTAGTGAGGGGGGAAACGGGGGAGGTATTGACGATGGTGTCTGCGGTGATATGACGAGAAAAGACCCACCATCAGGAAACTGTGTGGAAAGGGGACAGCCAGACGTGAGTAACCCATCACCAACTTTGTGTTCTGGCAAGTGA
- the LOC139150964 gene encoding polycomb protein suz12-A-like isoform X2, which translates to MAPLKHENGRDSPRKPKFEQLQADHELFLQAFEKPTQIYRFLRTRNLISPVFLHRTLTYMKPRMSRTHKRRKDFKVDDLLEQITSKKRAESEGEGVKTGYMNLKFTGFFHKKVNNDSEENCVHVDALLLKVCHKRRKDVSSPIMKTCLGQSTVPINPDTSNSDAVKDVNTLSVASDKFSHTNGHAVKSYLLVLRVSCPKARDPSVETITNGEEILSFGEPDKKRLKLKHSNDRSSVDSIVYGAELVVYDKHRRCLLTDGDYELALQEMGSKANNRRTASWETIMDGKPVGPFEVFNIGPTLKFHLSWSSTALDRASSHVSRQLHSSPAKPLSTANVTMHNGQQDDEKSDRAKDLAAVEKCRRELTQEPKKKQRIFYQFLYNNNTRQQTEARDDLHCPWCSLHCMKLYSLLKHLKLSHSRFTFTYVPHQKGARIDVSINERYDGSYAGNPQDLFTGYAFSRNGPCRRTPVTQVLVFRPNRPKPSLSEFLEPDEKEIEGTRPCVLGHNRLYYHTHTCLPIRPEEIDVDSEEENDPEWLRMKTQFMIDEFTDVNEGEKELMKLWNLHVMKHNYIADNQMPTACRHFVEEKGETIVRQKLRRNLLLHLVNLYDFSLINPCHINNTMGLLNRIREELQNKNLPPDCSEGGNGGGIDDGVCGDMTRKDPPSGNCVERGQPDVSNPSPTLCSGK; encoded by the exons ATGGCCCCGCTGAAACACGAAAATGGGCGTGACAGCCCTAGGAAACCCAAATTTGAACAACTGCAAGCCGATCATGAGCTCTTTTTACAGGCTTTTGAAA AACCGACCCAAATTTACCGATTCCTCCGGACCCGGAACCTGATTTCG CCCGTGTTTCTTCATCGGACGCTAACCTACATGAAACCACGAATGTCGAGGACTCATAAACGAAG GAAAGACTTTAAAGTTGACGATCTGCTGGAACAAATTACATCCAAGAAGAGAGCAGAGAGTGAGGGTGAAGG TGTGAAGACTGGATACATGAACTTGAAGTTCACAGGTTTCTTTCACAAGAAAG TTAATAATGACAGTGAGGAAAATTGTGTCCACGTTGACGCCTTGTTACTGAAAGTCTGCCATAAGAGGCGGAAG GATGTATCCTCACCGATTATGAAGACGTGTCTGGGTCAGAGCACAGTACCAATCAACCCAGACACCAGTAACAGTGATGCCGTCAAAGACGTCAATACCTTGTCAGTTGCCAGTGATAAGTTTAGCCACACAAATGGCCACGCAGTCAAATCTTATTTATTAGTGTTGAGGGTGAGTTGTCCCAAGGCCAGAGATCCCAGCGTGGAAACAATCACCAATGGTGAAGAGATATTGTCCTTTG GTGAACCTGACAAGAAGAGACTTAAATTGAAACATTCCAATGACAGATCTTCTGTAGATTCTATTGTATACGGCGCAGAGCTTGTAGTCTACGACAAGCACAGACGATGTCTTTTAACAGACGGAGACTATGAACTGGCGCTGCAGGAAATGGGGTCAAAGGCTAACAATAGGAGAACAGCATCCTGGGAAACTATCATGGATGGTAAA CCTGTAGGTCCCTTTGAAGTGTTCAACATTGGACCAACGTTAAAATTTCACCTGTCATGGAGTAGCACAGCCCTGGACAGAGCTTCATCCCATGTCAGCAGGCAGCTGCATTCCTCCCCTGCAAAACCCCTCTCTACTGCAAATGTTACTATGCACAATGGTCAGCAAGACG ATGAGAAATCAGACAGGGCCAAAGACCTGGCGGCCGTTGAAAAATGCCGCCGAGAGCTGACCCAGGAGCCCAAGAAGAAGCAGCggatattttatcaatttttgtacaATAATAACACACGACAGCAGACTGAAGCGAGGGACGATTTGCACTGTCCATGGTGCTCCCTGCATTGTATGAAATTGTATAGTTTACTAAAGCATCTTAAATTGTCTCACAGTAGATTTACCTTCACCTATGTG CCTCATCAAAAGGGAGCTAGGATAGATGTGTCCATAAATGAACGATACGATGGTTCATACGCAGGAAATCCACAGGATTTGTTCACAGGCTATGCATTCAGCAGGAACGGCCCTTGCAGGAGAACGCCTGTTACTCAGGTTTTAGTATTCAG GCCGAACAGACCCAAACCAAGTCTTTCAGAGTTTTTAGAACCAGACGAAAAGGAGATAGAGGGCACTAGACCGTGTGTGTTAGGTCATAACAG GTTGTACTACCATACTCACACATGTCTGCCAATCAGACCCGAAGAGATCGACGTGGATAGTGAAGAGGAAAATGACCCGGAGTGGCTGAGGATGAAAACCCAGTTCATGATCGATGAATTCACAGACGTCAACGAGGGAGAGAAAGAATTGATGAAACTGTGGAATCTACACGTCATGAAACACAA TTACATTGCAGATAATCAGATGCCGACTGCCTGCCGACACTTTGTTGAGGAAAAGGGAGAGACCATTGTGAGGCAGAAGTTGCGGCGTAATCTTCTTCTTCACCTGGTCAACTTGTATGACTTCAGCTTGATAAACCCTTGCCATATCAATAACACAATGGGACTACTCAATAGAATCAGAGAGGAACTTCAAAACAAGAATTTACCCCCAGACTGTAGTGAGGGGGGAAACGGGGGAGGTATTGACGATGGTGTCTGCGGTGATATGACGAGAAAAGACCCACCATCAGGAAACTGTGTGGAAAGGGGACAGCCAGACGTGAGTAACCCATCACCAACTTTGTGTTCTGGCAAGTGA